A DNA window from Setaria viridis chromosome 2, Setaria_viridis_v4.0, whole genome shotgun sequence contains the following coding sequences:
- the LOC140221908 gene encoding uncharacterized protein has protein sequence MALPSPPLMLPDDAVGEILRRLPPDEPACLVRASLVCKSWRLLISEPDFLLRYHELHPTPLVLGFLYNNRFIPTTATNPPLFPLEFDYFDWLVVELVGACNSIFGSTKDEDVVEDASVTWVSV, from the exons ATGGCACTGCCGAGTCCACCACTGATGTTGCCGGATGATGCCGTCGGCGAGATCCTCCGTCGCCTCCCGCCGGATGAGCCTGCATGCCTCGTCCGTGCCTCCCTTGTTTGCAAATCCTGGCGCCTCCTCATCTCTGAACCTGACTTCCTCCTTCGCTACCATGAGCTCCATCCTACACCTCTGGTGCTCGGCTTCCTCTACAACAACCGCTTTATTCCTACCACTGCAACCAATCCCCCGCTCTTCCCGCTGGAGTTTGACTATTTCGACTGGTTAGTG GTTGaattggttggtgcatgcaactcaatatttGGGAGCACCAAAGATGAGGATGTTGTGGAGGATGCTAGTGTCACATGGGTGAGCGTCTAA